One genomic segment of Anaerolineae bacterium includes these proteins:
- a CDS encoding SIMPL domain-containing protein (The SIMPL domain is named for its presence in mouse protein SIMPL (signalling molecule that associates with mouse pelle-like kinase). Bacterial member BP26, from Brucella, was shown to assemble into a channel-like structure, while YggE from E. coli has been associated with resistance to oxidative stress.) gives MSRKIGFTLTLSLVLLSATLGGLAFASSPRETKAQSTSSTNVNRTITVIGQGRVHVRPDIAQAQIGVEVFAPTVKEATAKNREQMTAVLAALRKAGIADRDIQTSNYSIFFEREPGIPMPATAEGIPGELQGRYRVSNMVQVTIRDLDAVASVLDAAIEAGANNIWGVNFSLEDSSAAESEARAKAMANARAKATELAELAGLKLGEVVSISESISSPYPVMAFAAMERIGVGGSGPISPGELDFQASLQVVFEVQ, from the coding sequence ATGTCGCGCAAAATCGGTTTTACCTTGACATTGAGCCTTGTGCTGCTCAGCGCCACGTTAGGTGGGTTGGCCTTCGCATCCTCTCCTCGAGAGACAAAGGCGCAATCCACTTCGTCCACCAATGTGAATCGTACTATTACTGTGATCGGGCAGGGAAGAGTCCATGTCAGGCCCGATATAGCTCAGGCTCAGATCGGCGTGGAAGTGTTCGCTCCTACCGTGAAGGAGGCCACAGCGAAAAACCGCGAACAGATGACAGCCGTATTGGCTGCTCTTCGCAAGGCGGGAATCGCCGATCGGGATATTCAAACCTCCAACTATAGCATCTTCTTTGAACGAGAGCCGGGTATACCCATGCCGGCTACAGCGGAGGGGATACCCGGTGAACTGCAAGGCCGCTATCGAGTCTCTAATATGGTCCAGGTAACGATCCGAGATCTCGACGCAGTCGCCTCAGTCTTGGATGCGGCCATTGAGGCTGGCGCCAATAATATCTGGGGGGTCAACTTTAGCCTAGAGGACTCGAGCGCTGCTGAGTCGGAGGCACGAGCCAAGGCCATGGCCAATGCCCGTGCTAAAGCGACGGAGCTAGCTGAGCTAGCCGGCCTGAAGCTGGGCGAGGTGGTAAGCATAAGCGAATCCATCAGTAGCCCTTACCCTGTGATGGCCTTTGCAGCGATGGAGCGCATTGGAGTGGGAGGGAGTGGGCCTATTTCACCTGGTGAACTCGACTTCCAAGCCTCTCTTCAGGTGGTTTTCGAGGTCCAATGA
- a CDS encoding GAF domain-containing sensor histidine kinase produces MSDLFSKALANLEDPHFHSAFLARLSRIGQFEGAAAVWAEALPWLCQVLHAQAASLVYGGVHPLQLQEGEIPDTVRSVIAAWEQEVTRLWGWVPPAASPISTRPPLPSIESPMADVHLQAIPLWEDNTLIGGLTLIWRGDHWSAWRFSMDATWTGLALVEAVVHLATLSERLHSMQQRLTHLTLFYDIGQKLTSSLDLSVVLQETTALAASALAADASTLMLVDEKTQELVFEIPVGSAGGILRQQRIPITQGIAGWVATHGVPTFCNDVSKDPRFSSLVDAMTGYVTRSVACVPLQVKGRIIGVLEVLNKQQPEGFTQQDLEWLSTIASQAAIAIENARLYEGLRQEQERIIRVQEQERHTLAQELHDGPVATLGAVIMSLENVQRMLAQDPSRAGEELAYLTNAVRAAYRELRQRLFELRPVVLRTKGLLAALQSYASYLREISKLNMTLELPRTLPDLTPQAAEAVFVVIQEAINNVRKHAQAQHCWLRIRWTKAESKVQEMGGYLLVEIEDDGLGFDVNNVERASEEQGSLGLLGMRERAELLGARLTVLSPRPNGQKGSLVRLEVPLERLISSSDSASSGFASAPSESLSS; encoded by the coding sequence ATGTCTGATCTTTTCTCAAAGGCTTTAGCCAATTTGGAAGACCCTCACTTTCATAGCGCGTTTCTTGCCCGGCTCAGCCGCATCGGGCAATTTGAGGGCGCAGCCGCAGTATGGGCGGAAGCCCTCCCATGGCTTTGCCAGGTACTCCACGCGCAGGCCGCTTCTTTGGTCTATGGTGGAGTTCACCCCCTTCAACTTCAGGAGGGCGAGATTCCCGATACCGTGCGTTCCGTCATCGCTGCGTGGGAGCAGGAAGTGACTCGCTTATGGGGTTGGGTGCCACCGGCTGCCTCGCCCATTTCTACGCGCCCCCCTTTGCCTTCGATCGAATCGCCTATGGCCGATGTGCATCTGCAGGCGATCCCACTGTGGGAAGATAACACGCTGATAGGCGGCCTGACCTTGATCTGGCGCGGCGATCACTGGTCCGCCTGGCGGTTTTCTATGGATGCCACCTGGACAGGCCTCGCCCTGGTAGAGGCCGTAGTGCACCTCGCAACATTAAGCGAGCGATTGCACTCCATGCAACAACGGCTCACCCATCTCACTCTGTTCTACGATATCGGCCAGAAGCTCACCTCCAGCCTGGATCTCTCCGTTGTGCTGCAAGAGACGACGGCTCTAGCCGCCTCGGCATTGGCGGCAGACGCTTCGACGCTGATGTTGGTGGATGAGAAAACCCAGGAATTGGTCTTTGAGATCCCAGTGGGCAGCGCAGGGGGCATCTTGCGCCAGCAGCGCATTCCGATTACACAGGGGATTGCCGGATGGGTAGCCACACATGGCGTGCCCACGTTTTGCAATGACGTGAGCAAGGACCCGCGCTTTAGCTCGCTGGTGGATGCAATGACTGGTTACGTGACCCGTTCGGTGGCCTGCGTGCCGTTACAGGTCAAGGGGCGAATCATCGGTGTGCTGGAGGTCCTGAACAAGCAGCAGCCTGAAGGGTTCACCCAGCAGGATCTAGAGTGGTTGAGCACCATCGCGTCGCAGGCAGCCATCGCCATCGAGAACGCCCGTCTCTATGAGGGGTTGCGGCAGGAGCAAGAGCGGATCATTCGCGTGCAGGAGCAGGAGCGTCACACGCTTGCTCAGGAGCTGCATGACGGCCCCGTAGCGACGCTGGGGGCGGTAATCATGAGCTTGGAGAACGTTCAGCGCATGCTCGCGCAAGATCCAAGCCGCGCCGGTGAAGAGCTAGCGTATCTGACCAATGCAGTGCGCGCGGCGTACCGCGAACTGCGTCAGCGTCTATTTGAGCTACGTCCGGTGGTCTTGCGCACGAAGGGGCTGTTAGCTGCGCTACAATCCTATGCCTCCTATCTGCGCGAGATTAGCAAGTTGAACATGACTCTAGAACTGCCAAGGACTCTGCCCGATTTAACGCCGCAGGCTGCCGAGGCCGTGTTTGTGGTTATTCAGGAGGCGATCAACAATGTGCGCAAACATGCTCAGGCTCAGCACTGCTGGCTGCGCATCCGATGGACGAAAGCAGAAAGCAAGGTCCAAGAGATGGGAGGCTACCTGCTGGTAGAAATCGAAGATGACGGATTGGGGTTTGATGTGAACAATGTAGAGCGCGCCTCAGAGGAGCAAGGCAGCTTGGGCCTGTTGGGCATGCGAGAGCGGGCTGAGCTACTGGGTGCCCGCCTTACGGTCCTGTCACCGCGTCCCAACGGTCAAAAGGGCTCATTGGTACGTTTGGAGGTTCCCCTCGAGCGGTTGATCTCCTCGTCGGACTCAGCATCTTCCGGATTCGCAAGTGCTCCGTCAGAGAGTCTATCCTCATAA
- a CDS encoding cupin domain-containing protein has product MTEPDIFAATKTLIGRVIRPADLLAYQDGAVVSRTLIDKPAGTVTLFAFDQGQGLSEHTAPFDALACLLDGEADITIAGDTQRVRAGEMVIMPANKPHALRAVTPFKMMLVMIRS; this is encoded by the coding sequence ATGACAGAGCCCGACATCTTTGCGGCTACCAAAACGCTGATCGGACGGGTGATCAGGCCAGCTGACTTGCTGGCTTATCAAGACGGCGCCGTAGTCAGCCGAACGCTTATCGATAAGCCAGCTGGCACGGTAACCCTGTTCGCTTTCGATCAAGGGCAAGGATTGAGCGAACATACGGCTCCCTTTGATGCCTTGGCCTGCCTGTTGGATGGCGAGGCCGACATCACCATCGCCGGCGACACGCAACGCGTTCGGGCAGGCGAGATGGTGATCATGCCTGCTAACAAACCGCACGCCTTGAGGGCCGTGACGCCGTTCAAGATGATGCTGGTGATGATCCGTTCGTAA
- a CDS encoding DUF362 domain-containing protein, with amino-acid sequence MIPKNFPGRGRVAILRTRPETVLDDYARLMELAGFQQALPKDKDTILKINISWQTWYPACSTAPWQLEGVIRALQNAGYQNLIGAHNRTVVVDAYVGERNNKHKPIVDRYGVRNVHLYEPEVKWVRYEPKAPMLVLDKIYPEGVLIPEMFIGRNIIQLPTVKTHVFTTITGAMKNAFGGLLAEKRHWTHAQIHETLVDLLTIQQEIHTGLFAVMDGTFAGDGPGPRAMRWHEKDVILASADQVAIDAISAKIQGFNPMDIPFIRIAHEMGLGVGDPREIEVVGEPQIADESWGFVQEDTFASRGQKMIYHGPLKPFENLLLRSPLVPWSYFASNFYHNVYWYPFVGRKRVEAALQTKWGRLFQSYGDGTVVMPGVEPRTTAIAGAGLMAGLVLFGLLLRRARR; translated from the coding sequence ATGATCCCGAAGAATTTCCCCGGCCGTGGACGAGTTGCCATTCTTCGCACCCGGCCGGAGACTGTGCTGGATGATTACGCCCGCTTGATGGAGCTAGCCGGCTTTCAGCAAGCGCTTCCTAAGGACAAGGACACCATCCTGAAGATCAACATCTCCTGGCAGACGTGGTATCCTGCCTGTTCGACCGCTCCGTGGCAATTGGAGGGGGTGATCCGCGCCCTGCAGAACGCAGGATACCAGAACCTGATCGGCGCGCACAACCGTACCGTTGTTGTGGACGCCTATGTGGGCGAGCGCAACAACAAACACAAGCCGATCGTGGACAGATACGGCGTCCGCAACGTCCACTTATACGAGCCAGAAGTCAAGTGGGTGCGCTACGAGCCCAAAGCGCCGATGCTCGTCCTGGACAAGATCTATCCAGAAGGGGTTTTAATCCCCGAGATGTTCATCGGCCGTAACATAATCCAGTTGCCAACCGTGAAGACCCATGTCTTCACAACCATTACCGGTGCTATGAAGAACGCCTTTGGCGGGCTACTGGCCGAGAAACGCCACTGGACTCACGCTCAGATTCACGAGACGCTAGTAGACCTGCTTACCATCCAGCAGGAAATTCACACCGGGCTTTTCGCCGTGATGGATGGCACCTTTGCAGGGGATGGACCGGGGCCGCGCGCCATGCGCTGGCACGAGAAGGATGTGATCCTGGCCTCGGCTGACCAGGTGGCGATTGACGCCATCTCGGCCAAGATCCAGGGCTTCAACCCCATGGATATCCCCTTCATTCGTATCGCCCATGAGATGGGGCTGGGCGTGGGCGATCCCCGGGAGATCGAGGTCGTCGGTGAGCCACAGATCGCGGATGAGAGTTGGGGATTCGTCCAAGAGGATACCTTTGCCAGCCGCGGGCAGAAGATGATCTATCATGGCCCGCTCAAGCCTTTTGAGAACCTGCTATTGCGTTCTCCCTTAGTGCCATGGAGTTATTTCGCCTCCAACTTCTACCACAACGTCTACTGGTATCCGTTCGTAGGCCGGAAACGGGTTGAAGCAGCGCTGCAGACCAAGTGGGGACGCCTCTTCCAGAGTTACGGCGATGGCACCGTGGTCATGCCGGGCGTGGAGCCGCGCACCACAGCGATTGCAGGGGCTGGCCTAATGGCAGGGCTCGTGCTCTTCGGGCTGCTTCTGCGCCGGGCACGCCGCTAA
- a CDS encoding PHP domain-containing protein, with protein MTRLWRVDLHCHTWFSWDGLSSPEAVVAMARRRGLDRLAITDHNTIAGAQAAQQLAPDLIIVGEEVSTDRGELLAYYVQEEIPAGLPLHEALCRLRAQGCVISVSHPLDRYRRGSAMGRETLLQIIHQVDAIEVFNSRCLCSADNQRAAEVAREFGLPGTAGSDAHSAMEVGRSCLELPPFYDAEGFRRSLKEARLIGRLSSPGVHAYSLYARWRNDLRARHILP; from the coding sequence ATGACACGGCTTTGGCGTGTGGACCTTCATTGCCATACCTGGTTTTCGTGGGATGGGCTCTCATCACCGGAGGCTGTGGTCGCGATGGCGCGGCGGCGAGGATTGGACCGTCTGGCGATTACCGACCACAACACCATCGCCGGCGCGCAAGCCGCGCAACAACTCGCCCCCGATCTGATCATCGTCGGTGAGGAGGTCAGCACCGATCGCGGTGAACTATTAGCCTACTACGTGCAGGAAGAGATCCCCGCTGGCCTTCCCCTACATGAAGCATTGTGCCGGCTGCGGGCACAGGGATGCGTGATCAGTGTCTCGCACCCGCTGGATCGCTATCGGCGCGGGTCCGCCATGGGCCGGGAGACGCTGTTGCAGATCATCCACCAGGTGGACGCTATCGAAGTGTTCAACAGCCGCTGCCTGTGCTCTGCCGACAACCAACGGGCAGCAGAAGTCGCCCGGGAGTTCGGCTTGCCCGGCACGGCCGGCAGCGACGCTCACTCGGCCATGGAGGTCGGACGCTCTTGCTTAGAGCTTCCCCCCTTCTACGACGCCGAGGGCTTCCGTCGCAGCCTGAAAGAGGCTCGCTTGATCGGCCGGCTGAGCAGCCCAGGTGTTCACGCCTATAGCCTGTACGCGCGCTGGCGTAATGACCTGCGTGCTCGTCATATCCTGCCATGA
- a CDS encoding PrsW family intramembrane metalloprotease, giving the protein MILAIGLALSILAAVIPTVLYAMLVWWCDRFEREPWPLLTVTFLWGALPAVIFALLAELVLDIPLSVLGSSVAYELISSGGVAPIVEELVKAAALLGLFLLVRSEFDGVLDGIIYGALVGFGFAMTENFLYFMAALQEEGWSTWATVIFLRTVIFGFNHAFFTSLTGIGLGIARMARDRWLRWIAPLLGLGSAIFFHAIHNVGASLADVACLTLGISTLTDWGGVWVIVVIILLSWEQERRILREFLADEAIPTEVRQAVTYARLWQRVPVAAQVAGRAHPAIWREYHQLLAELALRKYRLARLGEEPELRQEIDQIRERLQALQRQMHSP; this is encoded by the coding sequence ATGATCCTGGCCATCGGACTAGCGCTGTCCATCCTCGCTGCGGTGATCCCCACCGTTCTTTACGCCATGCTCGTGTGGTGGTGCGATCGCTTCGAGCGCGAGCCGTGGCCGTTGTTGACCGTCACGTTTCTGTGGGGCGCTCTCCCGGCCGTCATCTTCGCCTTGCTCGCCGAGCTCGTCCTAGACATCCCTTTAAGCGTGCTAGGCTCATCCGTTGCTTACGAGCTAATCTCCTCCGGCGGCGTCGCGCCTATCGTAGAAGAGCTCGTGAAGGCGGCAGCCTTGCTGGGGTTGTTCCTCCTGGTTCGCTCCGAGTTTGACGGCGTGCTGGATGGCATCATCTACGGGGCGCTGGTCGGATTCGGCTTTGCCATGACGGAAAACTTCCTCTATTTCATGGCGGCCCTTCAAGAGGAGGGATGGAGCACGTGGGCCACCGTGATCTTCCTGCGCACGGTGATCTTCGGCTTCAACCACGCCTTCTTCACCAGCTTGACCGGCATTGGGCTGGGCATCGCCCGCATGGCAAGGGATCGTTGGCTGCGCTGGATTGCCCCGCTTCTAGGCCTGGGAAGTGCGATCTTCTTCCACGCGATCCACAATGTGGGGGCTTCACTGGCAGATGTAGCCTGCCTGACGTTGGGCATCAGCACATTGACGGATTGGGGAGGCGTCTGGGTGATCGTAGTCATCATCCTGCTATCATGGGAGCAGGAGCGGCGCATCTTGCGCGAGTTCCTCGCGGATGAGGCGATCCCAACGGAGGTTCGACAAGCAGTGACCTACGCTCGGCTTTGGCAACGTGTGCCCGTCGCAGCACAAGTGGCTGGCCGGGCTCATCCCGCTATCTGGCGGGAATACCACCAACTCTTGGCTGAGCTGGCCTTGCGCAAGTATCGCTTGGCGCGCCTGGGCGAAGAGCCAGAGCTGCGCCAGGAGATCGACCAAATCCGAGAGCGATTGCAAGCACTGCAGCGCCAGATGCATTCCCCTTGA
- a CDS encoding D-glycerate dehydrogenase — protein sequence MPKPKVYVTRLIPEEGLQMILEACDAEVWEGELPPPREVLLEKVKGRDGLLSLLTDQVDATLMDAAGSLRVISNYAVGYDNIDVQAATERGIPVGNTPGVLTETTADLAFALLMAVARRVVEGVDYVRAGRWKTWGPRLLLGQDVHGATLGIIGFGRIGQAMARRARGFDMRVLYYDRTRREGLEASLGVSYADLDTLLREADFVSIHTDLNPSTYHLMNAEALAKMKRTAILINTARGPIVDPAALAEALERGIIAGAGLDVTEPEPIPLDSPLLKFPNCVIVPHIASASVATRGRMARMAAENLLAGLRGERLPHCVNPEVYERKEV from the coding sequence ATGCCCAAACCGAAGGTCTACGTCACGCGCCTGATCCCCGAAGAGGGCCTGCAGATGATCCTGGAAGCCTGCGACGCAGAGGTGTGGGAGGGCGAGCTCCCCCCGCCGCGTGAGGTGCTTCTAGAGAAGGTCAAAGGCAGAGACGGACTGCTCTCGCTCCTGACTGATCAGGTGGATGCAACGCTGATGGACGCGGCCGGCTCCCTGCGCGTCATCAGCAACTACGCCGTCGGCTATGACAATATTGACGTGCAAGCGGCCACCGAGCGCGGCATCCCGGTGGGAAATACCCCTGGCGTCCTCACCGAGACCACTGCGGACCTGGCATTCGCGTTGTTGATGGCGGTCGCCCGCCGTGTGGTAGAGGGGGTGGATTACGTGCGCGCAGGCCGGTGGAAGACGTGGGGACCGCGGCTGCTATTAGGGCAGGACGTCCACGGGGCCACGTTGGGGATTATCGGCTTTGGGCGCATTGGCCAGGCGATGGCGCGCCGCGCTCGTGGCTTCGATATGAGGGTGCTCTACTACGATCGCACCCGACGAGAGGGGCTGGAGGCGTCGCTGGGCGTAAGCTACGCAGATCTGGACACGCTGTTGCGAGAGGCGGACTTCGTCAGCATCCACACGGATCTCAACCCGAGCACATATCACCTGATGAATGCTGAAGCGTTGGCGAAGATGAAGCGGACAGCCATCTTGATCAATACCGCGCGCGGCCCCATCGTGGACCCGGCCGCGCTGGCGGAGGCCTTAGAGAGGGGGATCATCGCCGGCGCCGGGCTAGACGTCACTGAGCCAGAGCCGATTCCGCTGGACAGCCCTTTGCTCAAATTCCCCAACTGCGTGATCGTGCCACATATCGCGTCGGCCAGCGTGGCCACGCGAGGCCGGATGGCCCGCATGGCCGCAGAGAATCTTCTGGCGGGATTGCGTGGCGAACGGTTGCCCCACTGCGTCAATCCGGAAGTGTATGAACGGAAGGAGGTGTGA
- a CDS encoding cyclophilin-like fold protein produces the protein MRRIRITAGSVSAEAELKDTVTANAIWSALPITAEANTWGDEVYFSIPVRLGAEDPQEIVEPGDLGYWPPGQAFCIFFGRTPASIGDEIRPASPVNVFGHLLGDPTVFKAVRDGEKVTVRAVEP, from the coding sequence ATGCGTCGCATTCGGATCACAGCAGGCTCGGTATCAGCGGAAGCGGAGTTGAAGGACACAGTAACGGCCAACGCCATCTGGTCAGCTTTGCCCATCACAGCCGAGGCCAACACCTGGGGCGATGAAGTTTACTTCAGCATCCCAGTTCGCCTGGGAGCCGAAGACCCTCAGGAGATTGTAGAGCCGGGCGACCTGGGATATTGGCCACCCGGCCAGGCTTTCTGCATTTTCTTCGGCCGGACCCCGGCCAGCATAGGGGACGAGATTCGACCGGCAAGTCCGGTCAATGTCTTCGGGCATCTCCTCGGGGACCCGACCGTGTTCAAGGCTGTACGGGATGGGGAGAAGGTAACAGTAAGAGCAGTAGAGCCTTAA
- a CDS encoding NAD(P)/FAD-dependent oxidoreductase: protein MRSKPSVLILGGGFAGLTAAFELKRLLRDKGDIDITVIARQEQFVFIPSLIWIVPGWRKPEQITFDLRLALEPKGIRFIHVRANQIEPDQKRVITDKGEFLFDYLVIATGPHFDWGAVPGMGLDDGYTRSICSLPHALKAAQAWREFLKDPGPVVLGATQYASCFGAEYEMVFNIDRALREARARDRAPITFITAEPFLGHFGIGGTGKGQQMLELFYKFLKIEPIVNVAIDKVTSGEIHLQDGRRIPFKYAIVIPPFKGVEAIRNSPGLGDERGFVPVNARYQHSAYPNIYAMHHGRGQTRRYHDL from the coding sequence ATGAGATCAAAGCCCAGTGTTCTCATCCTTGGCGGAGGTTTTGCAGGCCTCACTGCAGCATTCGAGCTCAAGCGCCTGCTAAGAGACAAGGGCGATATTGATATTACAGTGATCGCGCGGCAAGAGCAATTTGTCTTCATTCCATCGCTCATCTGGATTGTGCCAGGCTGGCGTAAACCGGAGCAGATCACCTTTGATCTTAGATTGGCCCTTGAGCCTAAGGGTATCCGCTTTATCCATGTGCGTGCCAACCAGATTGAACCTGATCAAAAACGGGTCATTACCGATAAGGGCGAATTCCTCTTCGATTACCTTGTCATCGCAACCGGTCCGCATTTTGACTGGGGAGCTGTGCCTGGAATGGGGCTGGACGACGGTTATACGCGGTCCATCTGTTCCCTACCCCATGCGCTTAAGGCCGCCCAAGCATGGCGCGAATTCCTGAAAGACCCTGGCCCGGTGGTGTTAGGCGCAACCCAATATGCCAGTTGCTTCGGTGCAGAATACGAAATGGTCTTTAACATCGATCGCGCGCTGCGCGAGGCTAGGGCACGTGACCGAGCTCCGATTACTTTTATTACCGCAGAGCCTTTCTTGGGACATTTTGGCATCGGCGGAACGGGCAAAGGGCAACAGATGTTAGAGTTGTTCTACAAGTTCTTGAAAATCGAGCCGATCGTCAATGTGGCTATCGACAAAGTGACATCAGGGGAGATTCACTTACAGGATGGCCGGCGAATACCGTTCAAGTACGCTATCGTTATTCCGCCCTTCAAGGGGGTTGAAGCTATTCGCAATTCGCCCGGTTTAGGTGATGAACGCGGCTTTGTGCCGGTCAATGCACGCTATCAACATTCAGCCTATCCAAACATCTACGCAATGCATCATGGACGCGGGCAAACAAGGCGTTATCATGATCTCTGA